A part of Puniceicoccaceae bacterium genomic DNA contains:
- a CDS encoding ABC transporter permease, which yields MLPFHYIIRSVMRAPARFFQQTFGVALVVALLLGAVSFNEGMDRLLVSSGSKHNVIFVGAGSEESVERSEVSTRAETLIAAGVRGIETRLGVPAVSGEVHYMGLVGLPDGSAEQGLLRGVTVEAFEVHREVRILKGRFPRSGEVMLGRLAAYQLGSDPAILGMGSKLEFEGQSFEVVGIFDAPGTVMESEIWIPRTDLQTLTQRDNLSCVILRLEDAGAFRYADLFAKQRLDLELSAVRESDYYRQLSKFYGPIRWMTLLTAAMIAVGAVFGGLNMLYAAYASRIQELAALQTIGYSRIGLFWTLIQESLLSAALGILIALLLGLWLLEGTMVPFSIGTILLGISASNFLIALLVGLLLAVVGVTPPALKCLRTDLPVALRSA from the coding sequence TTTCAGCAAACCTTCGGCGTCGCCTTGGTGGTGGCACTGTTACTGGGGGCAGTCAGTTTCAATGAAGGCATGGACCGACTTCTGGTGTCCAGCGGTTCCAAGCACAACGTGATCTTTGTGGGAGCTGGCTCGGAGGAGAGTGTAGAGCGCAGCGAAGTATCGACCCGTGCGGAGACCCTCATCGCAGCGGGAGTGCGTGGTATCGAAACCCGCCTGGGCGTACCTGCGGTTTCGGGGGAAGTCCACTATATGGGCCTGGTGGGATTGCCCGATGGCAGTGCCGAGCAGGGATTGCTGCGAGGAGTGACTGTTGAAGCCTTTGAAGTCCACCGGGAAGTCCGCATCCTGAAGGGTAGATTCCCGCGTTCGGGTGAGGTGATGCTTGGGCGCCTCGCAGCCTATCAACTTGGCTCCGATCCTGCCATACTGGGCATGGGTTCCAAGCTGGAGTTTGAAGGACAATCCTTTGAGGTTGTGGGCATTTTTGATGCCCCCGGTACCGTCATGGAGAGCGAGATCTGGATCCCGCGCACCGACCTGCAAACTCTGACGCAGCGGGACAATCTTTCCTGCGTGATCCTGAGGCTGGAGGATGCTGGAGCATTTCGATATGCGGATTTGTTTGCCAAGCAGCGACTCGATCTCGAGCTTTCGGCAGTAAGGGAATCGGACTACTATCGACAACTCTCCAAATTTTACGGACCCATTCGTTGGATGACCTTGCTGACTGCTGCCATGATCGCAGTGGGGGCGGTTTTTGGCGGATTGAATATGCTCTACGCAGCCTATGCGTCCCGCATTCAGGAGTTGGCGGCCTTGCAGACGATTGGGTACTCGCGCATCGGGCTATTCTGGACGCTCATCCAGGAGAGCCTGCTCTCTGCGGCACTTGGCATCCTTATTGCACTGCTTCTGGGGCTATGGCTGCTTGAAGGGACCATGGTTCCCTTTTCCATTGGCACCATTCTGCTGGGCATCAGCGCATCCAATTTCCTGATCGCACTGCTCGTCGGCTTGCTGCTGGCAGTGGTTGGCGTGACCCCACCTGCACTGAAGTGCCTGCGAACGGATCTGCCTGTGGCGCTACGCTCTGCGTGA